The segment AACTTCACAGCTTCTTGCCgcctggatgacgaggattgGGTGCTAGACCCCACGGCAGACAGCGTGCTCCAGCAAGACATGGATCCCATCAAGCGAGGGAACATGGTCCGCCGGCTGCCCAAGAACTTCCGGTCCAGGCTGTATTTCCAGTATCAGAAGAAGTTCTCTATACCTCGCGAAGAGTACAAtcagatgatggcggcgaccGCCGATGACGAAAGCACATCCATTAAACGCCGACGAGGTGGTGAGTTCGAAAAGCGCATTGTTTCCGATGACCCTCAGGAACTCCGCAAAATCGTTAGCCAAGTGATTAAGCAAACTGTCAACTGGCCCAGCACTACACAGTCCATCAAGGGTTCCATAATGGGCGGATGGGCCAGGACATGGCGTTATCTGGGAGAGAAATTTTCCAAGTGGAGGGAGGGAAAGGCCCAGGGGAAGGGGTCTGCGAAGCAAGGAAGTGACAGCATTAAAGAAAAAGATGGAAAGGATGGGGAGCAAAAAACAGAATAACAGCATCGTATCGGCATTACATTTTCCTTTGTGACGTGGGGTTCATGTACATTACGGATGGCCTGCGGCGAGCATTCAGGCCTTGGCATTGGTTGTATAGATTGGGCGGTACATTTGCGATTCTTGCGGAGTTGGTGTCAATAGATGAGCTGCGTTTCATTTTGTGAGATGGACGTGGGCAAAGGATAATATACGAGACGAGCATTATACAATATGAAATAGTCAGCCGGCACCACAAGGCCGTGCACGCATGGCCTGACTCTCACATCAAGGCTTCGTGGACAAAACTAGTAAATTGTCATGTTTGACTATCTCGTAACTGTAATGCACACGCTTACTATTCCCAATACAACGTCACCCAAGGAATGGTCCGCAAACTCCCTGTATCCCGATTCTATAAAACAAAAGACCCCTGTGCAGTATTTCTGGCAACGAAGTGCACGTAGCGTTGCAGCCTAGTCGTCAGCCACCAGCACGTAACATGGTACACAAGGCTTGCCAGCACGCTCATGTTCCACTTCAACACGTCGTGGCCTCCCCAATATACGAGACAAAGAAAACGGGGCGTGTAGCAGAATGACGACAAATAAGCTGGATTGAtatcaaaaaaaaagaagaaaaagaaagctgttccgccatgatgaagcaCCGCTACACTTTTCAAATTACACACCCTCACCTGGACTCATTCTCCATATACAGATCTCACGCTTTCGCCCATCCTCCACTCTGTTCACTTACCCTCGTACTTTCCACTGACGAGTTTCCGAATCGCAGGAATATCCAGCCATGTCTGGCTGGTTGCCGATCCCGCGTCAGCAAACGGATCATCGTCGGTGAGttctttgcccttgcccttgtctgcAAGTCGTGACACCGATATGCCACTACCAACCAGGGCATCTCCCGATGCCGTGTATTCCCACCGGGCTTCTATATGCCCAGGTGATGGGCAGATGCCCTCTGCTCCCACGATCCGACAAACAATCTTTTGCATGTCACTGGTCAGAGTAACGTCGCCCAGTCTCCAGTACACTAAGTGCTTGTCCTTGAGGTGTGTTCCGCTGGGCTTGGTTTGAGCAGAAATAGCTTTGCCCTCGTATCTGGCTACAAAGACGACATTGTGCAACGTGATTGGTGCGGTAAAGGTGCTCATTGGATTGAGTTGATACTGCAGCAATAAACCCAACTTGTCCTCCTGAGGCTTCCATACTGGCTTCAGTAGCAAAGGACAATGCTTTCCTAGGCCTGATGGGTCAGAGTCGTCAGAAAAGACCTTGTATGAGAATGCAATAGATGTCTTTGCAAGATGCGAAAGATCGAGGGCATATTGGTCTGGCTGATCCGGTGAGGCGTTTTGGACAAAGATGCGGTTTGGTCCAATACGTTCTAGTTTAGGGAAATTATTTATTCGAATAGTTTCGTGGGCTATGCATTGTTAGTGTATGTATGGGCGAAAATGGCAGGGACGCAACGCAACGCACTCTTTTCAGAAGAAATATCAGCATCATTATTGACAAAAGCCAGCTCACCAGCAATATTGGCACTCGTGACAACGCCATCCTCGAAAGTAGCAGAGACCGTCTCGATTATAGAGCTTTGCAAACCAGGTCCAGTAAGCTCTGGATGCTTGGCATGGGCCAAGCTGCCCAAGGAATGCCCAGACCGAACGGATTGGCTGTCTGAAGTACCAGCAGTGCTGGTTTCTGAAGCCAGAGCATTCATGGCAGGAGATCGCATAAACGATGCACCGCTTGGCATTGGGGGAGAAGCGGAAATAGTGGGTAGAAAAGGCTCGGTTTGAGTTCCTCCAGGAGGTGGTACGAATACAGTGTTTCTAACatctcgtcttcctcgtaTGGTGCTAGTCCGACGAGTCGCTGGTCCCAATTTCAGGGTATTGGCAACGCTTGACAGTGCCGCCTGTTTGGCCTCAGgatcttcttcctcgacggGTTTATTCTGAATATTCAACTTGAACAGCTGATCGGCCTCTTCGCCTGCTGCTTCTCTCTGAGCTTCAGAAATCGGATCGTTCATCGGCGCCCGGACAGTGAAGCCCTCTTCATCTTTAGTCGGGCCGCCAGTCTTCTCAGTCTGCTGAGTCGGAGGTGGTCCTGGGGGTGGAGGTACATCAAAAACGTCAGTTGACCGTGCCCCATTTACGCCTGAAGCTTCTGTTCCATCTTTTGTGTGTACGCCGTTGGTAGCTTCATGGAGTCGGTTTCGATCGTTAATGGATTCTTCATGGGTGGATGCTGTAGGGGTATCAGGACTTTCGGCTAGAGAGGCTAGACGGCCCGACTCGTGTAGATTGGTCGATGATGTGCGAGGAGAAACACCCCGTCCATGACTGCTCCCAAGGCGACCAAATGTAATGCCGCCACCTTTGCCAGGTGAAAGGCTCCCAAAACCACCGTGAACActctgtcgtcgtcgaccacCGAACAGGGTACCCAGTCTACGAAGCTTGGATTCTTCAACAGGTCAGTACATGGAAGGGGAAGCAGGGGGTATACTAGATGTAAAGTACCTTTGGGCTGGTCTGTGGGGAGCTGCTCATTGGCGTCGTCATCGTGATGCGATTGCTGTGAAACAGACCCCCTAGTTGGAGGAGGAATAGTCGCCGATGCCGTGGAGTTCATCGTGTCCGAATGTGGCATGGGAGGAGGCTGTTCTAGGGAAGGCTGTCGTCCAGCAATTGAGGCACGACGGGTAGATGTCCTCGTTGCAGCAAGGGGCTTGCCAGCGACTGTACCTGCCACAAAATCTTTGATTTCCTTCTCCGTATTAATCTCCAACACAACAGCAAGTGTCTGGGCGGCAATTTCTTGAACTCGCTGAGCTTGGTCTGTCTCATGGGTTTGGTACTGGGTCAGCACATCTCGTAGATGGTTGACGCGGGTTTCGTCGACAGCTTGCAGGGACTCAAATATAAAGGGTGCTTGGGATTCCCATTGCTGCGCAGCCGATTCTAGCTTGGCCGAAGCCTCATCAACCTTTTGGctgctggccttggcgccCTTCCTGTTTAGTTTATCCGACTTGTCTTGGGCACCTTCGAGGTCTCTCGCCATTGCCGTCAAGTTGCTGGATATGTTATGCATGTTTTGGTAGTCTCGCCGCTGCTGATACAAGCGCAAGGGGTGCTCGACATCGCTCTCGAGCCTTTCGGCGAAGACGTGGTGTGACTGGGCAATGCGCTCGACGGCGTCAACAATTCGAGTCCAGGGAACTTGGAAGACACTGAAAAGAGCGAGGTTAGTGGTGAAGCAAGCTTTGGGAGGTGTCGCAATACGGCTTAGTGATAGGACAGGGTCGGATGTTGTGGCCAACAAGCAAAGGTGATGACGTACCCGAGTTCGGACTGTGAATTCGGGGTTCTGCTCTGTGCGAGCCTTCGCAGACCTAGCACATATTGCTCTTCAATGCGACGACGTTCCTAGTTGGTAGGTAGCGGGAGCGAAACGTTAGCCAGGCGAGGCATCGTCAATGGCGCATATCGGGGACGGCAAACCCCAGGCTAGTCGAACTAAGCCGTTGGATTTGGACGTTGGGTATGGATGCGTACCTGAAGCCAGTCGGCAATTTCGAGGTTGACCTTGTTGATGCGCTTCACCCGATCGTTGAGGGTCTGAACCGCCTGACCAGGCTGCAAATGGGCCTATTGGAACCGAGAAAAACATCACAACAGTCAGCATCTCGGGAGAGATTCAATTGCCCAGTGGCCAGAGTGGAAAGTCGGCAGGCTGGCAGGCTGGGCAAGGCAAGCCGTCTTCTCGTGGGTAGAGCTGCACTTACCAGCATGGCGGGATAGTCGGACCTCGCCATGTCCTCCATGGTGGGCGGCGGCTTAATCGGTGTTGATGAAACAATTGAGGGCAGCGATAAAATACAGATGCTCAATAAGACTGCAGCGACTAGAAAAGCTGGTGCATGGCGACAccgggaggaggagggagtgGCCCGTCAGCAATTACCAAGTGACGAGGCGATGAGGAGATGAAGTTGGTGgtgacatggacatggacgaggccatggagcAGATGGAATGGAGAACGGAGACTGGGGAATGTCTGGCCAAACAGGAAGTCGGTCGACGCGGCTGGAGCTCTTGGACGAGGCTTGATTGCTCGAGCAGGTACGgagttactccgtacctcgaCCGGGAGGCTACTTGACTCGATGCATGACGACAGGGGCCAAGGCCGGTCCATGTCATtcatcaatcaatcaaaCCACATTTATGCCGTCAATCAGGCTGCAAGTCCAGTCAGGCTTCTGGAGTAGTTTTGGGCCGTGGGAGCGCCAGGGAGGTCCGACggacttgatcttgatggACCGGGTGCCTCCAGGGCATTTGATCATCTCTGgcttccttcctcttcctttccCCTTGCACCCCAGATTTTGTGCTCCCGGCTGCCACAAAGTTTCGTCAATGGTCCTTGTTGTCTCTGGTGCTCCTCCTCAGTGCTGCCGTTGGCTGGCCCTTGGTTGGCTCCTGGCCCTCTACCCGCCGCCCCACTTTCCGTCAGCTGCATCAAATTGTTGAAAAAACTGAGACCTgcgccgtcgtcctcgccacgGAATAGAC is part of the Metarhizium brunneum chromosome 4, complete sequence genome and harbors:
- the syp1 gene encoding Cytoskeletal protein syp1, encoding MEDMARSDYPAMLAHLQPGQAVQTLNDRVKRINKVNLEIADWLQERRRIEEQYVLGLRRLAQSRTPNSQSELGVFQVPWTRIVDAVERIAQSHHVFAERLESDVEHPLRLYQQRRDYQNMHNISSNLTAMARDLEGAQDKSDKLNRKGAKASSQKVDEASAKLESAAQQWESQAPFIFESLQAVDETRVNHLRDVLTQYQTHETDQAQRVQEIAAQTLAVVLEINTEKEIKDFVAGTVAGKPLAATRTSTRRASIAGRQPSLEQPPPMPHSDTMNSTASATIPPPTRGSVSQQSHHDDDANEQLPTDQPKESKLRRLGTLFGGRRRQSVHGGFGSLSPGKGGGITFGRLGSSHGRGVSPRTSSTNLHESGRLASLAESPDTPTASTHEESINDRNRLHEATNGVHTKDGTEASGVNGARSTDVFDVPPPPGPPPTQQTEKTGGPTKDEEGFTVRAPMNDPISEAQREAAGEEADQLFKLNIQNKPVEEEDPEAKQAALSSVANTLKLGPATRRTSTIRGRRDVRNTVFVPPPGGTQTEPFLPTISASPPMPSGASFMRSPAMNALASETSTAGTSDSQSVRSGHSLGSLAHAKHPELTGPGLQSSIIETVSATFEDGVVTSANIAGELAFVNNDADISSEKTHETIRINNFPKLERIGPNRIFVQNASPDQPDQYALDLSHLAKTSIAFSYKVFSDDSDPSGLGKHCPLLLKPVWKPQEDKLGLLLQYQLNPMSTFTAPITLHNVVFVARYEGKAISAQTKPSGTHLKDKHLVYWRLGDVTLTSDMQKIVCRIVGAEGICPSPGHIEARWEYTASGDALVGSGISVSRLADKGKGKELTDDDPFADAGSATSQTWLDIPAIRKLVSGKYEGK